A portion of the Streptomyces sp. NBC_01335 genome contains these proteins:
- a CDS encoding PLP-dependent cysteine synthase family protein, with protein sequence MGISEHGRDEGPVATIDVDRSDSAYRSWLKEAVRKVQADANRSADTHLLRFPLPEEWGIDLYLKDESTHPTGSLKHRLARSLFLYGLCNGWIRPGKPVIEASSGSTAVSEAYFAKLIGVPFVAVMPRTTSPEKCRLIEFHGGRCHFVDDPRAMYEESAALARETGGHYMDQFTYAERATDWRGNNNIAESIYQQLRLERYPDPAWIVATAGTGGTSATIARYVHYMQHDTRICVPDPENSCFFDGWTRHDPLASSDCGSRIEGIGRPRMEPSFVPGAIDRMMKVPDAASIAAVRALERVMGRRAGGSTGTGLWSAFKIIAEMVERGEQGSVVTLICDSGDRYLDKYYSDAWLSRQGLDIAPYAAALDTFLRTGGWPA encoded by the coding sequence ATGGGCATCAGCGAGCACGGACGCGACGAAGGGCCCGTCGCGACGATCGACGTCGACCGCAGTGACTCCGCGTACCGGTCGTGGCTCAAAGAGGCCGTGCGCAAGGTGCAGGCCGACGCCAACCGGTCCGCCGACACCCACCTGTTGCGCTTCCCGCTGCCCGAGGAGTGGGGCATCGACCTGTATCTCAAGGACGAGTCCACCCACCCGACCGGCAGCCTCAAGCACCGCCTCGCCAGGTCGCTCTTCCTCTACGGGCTCTGCAACGGCTGGATCCGCCCGGGGAAACCGGTCATCGAGGCGTCCAGCGGTTCGACGGCCGTCTCCGAGGCGTACTTCGCCAAGCTGATCGGGGTGCCCTTCGTCGCGGTGATGCCCCGCACGACCAGCCCCGAGAAGTGCCGACTGATCGAATTCCACGGTGGCCGCTGCCACTTCGTCGACGACCCCCGGGCGATGTACGAGGAGTCGGCCGCGCTCGCCAGGGAGACCGGCGGCCACTACATGGACCAGTTCACCTACGCGGAACGGGCCACAGACTGGCGCGGCAACAACAACATCGCCGAGTCGATCTACCAGCAACTCCGGCTGGAGCGCTACCCGGACCCCGCGTGGATCGTCGCCACGGCGGGTACCGGCGGCACCTCGGCGACCATCGCCCGGTACGTCCACTACATGCAGCACGACACCCGCATCTGCGTCCCCGACCCCGAGAACTCCTGCTTCTTCGACGGCTGGACGCGGCACGACCCGCTGGCGAGCAGCGACTGCGGCTCACGCATCGAGGGCATCGGCCGGCCCCGGATGGAGCCGAGCTTCGTCCCCGGGGCCATCGACCGGATGATGAAGGTGCCGGACGCGGCGAGTATCGCGGCGGTACGCGCCCTGGAGCGGGTGATGGGCCGACGCGCGGGCGGCTCCACCGGCACCGGGCTCTGGAGCGCTTTCAAGATCATCGCCGAGATGGTGGAGCGCGGCGAGCAGGGCAGCGTCGTCACGCTGATCTGCGACTCCGGCGACCGCTACCTGGACAAGTACTACTCCGACGCCTGGCTGAGCCGGCAGGGACTCGACATCGCCCCCTACGCCGCCGCGCTCGACACCTTCCTGCGTACCGGAGGCTGGCCCGCCTGA
- a CDS encoding SRPBCC family protein: MAVFRIERFTSLPPTEAWRRVTDWERHGAHVPLTSVLVPAGTRTGVGTVFVARTGVGPLTFDDPMEVVRWTPPEAGRAGLCRLEKRGRTVRGRASIDVVPTQTGSHVVWVEDVRLFLPGRWIDPLLTAAGRRMFGRVLDGLLEAPARAPRGV, encoded by the coding sequence GTGGCCGTCTTCCGGATCGAACGATTCACGTCCCTTCCCCCCACCGAGGCCTGGCGCCGGGTGACCGACTGGGAACGGCACGGTGCGCATGTGCCGCTCACCTCGGTCCTCGTCCCGGCCGGCACGCGGACCGGCGTCGGCACGGTGTTCGTCGCGCGGACCGGAGTGGGGCCGCTCACCTTCGACGACCCCATGGAAGTGGTCCGCTGGACGCCGCCCGAGGCGGGCCGTGCGGGGCTCTGCCGTCTGGAGAAGCGCGGGCGGACGGTCCGGGGGCGGGCGTCGATCGACGTGGTACCGACCCAGACCGGATCGCACGTGGTGTGGGTGGAGGACGTGCGGCTGTTCCTTCCGGGCCGCTGGATCGATCCCCTGCTCACGGCGGCGGGACGGCGGATGTTCGGGCGAGTGCTCGACGGCCTCCTCGAAGCCCCGGCCCGCGCGCCGCGAGGGGTGTAG
- a CDS encoding MOSC domain-containing protein — MVHPVLCSLHLHPVKSLAALTVAGAVVEPWGLAGDRRWMLVDEAATAVTQRQEPRLTGISATTLPDGGVELSAPGRPPLAVAVPQRADTAVVELFGKRFEVVEAAPAAHAWLSGFLGREVRLVHQDEPSFRRPVNPKYARPGETVSLADGYPLLLTTVASLDALNALIASGDHPQEGPLPMNRFRPNAVVDGTGAWEEDGWRRVAIGPVAFRVAKPCRRCAITTIDQSTARRGREPLRTLALHRRTGAELLFGMHLVPEGTGAVRVGDPVRVLE; from the coding sequence ATGGTTCATCCCGTTCTGTGCTCCCTCCACCTCCATCCCGTCAAGTCGCTGGCGGCACTGACCGTCGCCGGCGCCGTCGTCGAGCCGTGGGGACTCGCCGGCGACCGTCGCTGGATGCTGGTGGACGAGGCGGCCACAGCGGTCACACAGCGTCAGGAACCGCGTCTGACGGGGATCTCCGCGACGACGCTGCCCGACGGCGGGGTGGAGCTGTCCGCGCCCGGCAGGCCGCCGCTGGCGGTGGCGGTGCCGCAGCGGGCGGACACGGCCGTCGTGGAGCTGTTCGGCAAGAGGTTCGAGGTGGTCGAGGCGGCACCGGCCGCGCATGCCTGGCTGAGCGGGTTTCTCGGTAGGGAGGTCCGGCTCGTCCATCAGGACGAGCCGTCGTTCCGGAGGCCCGTCAACCCGAAGTACGCGCGGCCCGGGGAGACGGTCAGCCTCGCGGACGGTTACCCGCTGCTGCTGACCACCGTCGCCTCGCTGGACGCCCTCAACGCGCTGATCGCGAGCGGCGATCACCCGCAGGAGGGCCCGCTGCCGATGAACCGGTTCCGGCCCAACGCCGTGGTGGACGGCACCGGTGCCTGGGAGGAGGACGGCTGGCGGCGGGTCGCGATCGGCCCGGTGGCCTTCCGCGTGGCGAAGCCGTGCCGGAGATGCGCGATCACCACCATCGACCAGTCGACGGCACGGCGCGGCAGGGAACCGCTGCGCACGCTCGCCCTGCACCGCAGGACGGGGGCGGAGCTGCTGTTCGGCATGCACCTCGTGCCCGAGGGCACGGGGGCCGTCCGGGTCGGGGACCCGGTCCGCGTTCTGGAGTGA
- a CDS encoding glycosyltransferase — protein MSAVAWIAVGSLIAWMWLLLGQGFYWRTDQRLPVRSEPARWPSVAVVVPARDEAPILPVSLPSLLAQDYPGEVFVVLVDDCSSDGTGELARELADRCGGLELQVVSPGEPEPGWTGKLWAVRHGIAVARQRGPEFLLLTDADIAHEPDSLRELVAAAGPAGPDGYALVSQMARLRVESCWERLVVPAFVYFFGQLFPFRRVNRAGSRTAAAAGGCVLLRDEAAVRAGIPESIRQAVIDDVSLARVVKRTGGRIWLGLAERVDSVRPYPGLGELWRMVSRSAYAQLRHSPLLLAGTVPGLALVYLAPPVTLVTGSALVDPAASWAGGLAWTVMTVTYLPMLTYYRQSLWLAPLLPFTALLYLLMTVDSAVQHHRGRGAAWKGRTYPRPETAPER, from the coding sequence ATGAGCGCCGTTGCCTGGATCGCCGTGGGTTCCCTGATCGCGTGGATGTGGCTGCTGCTCGGCCAGGGGTTCTACTGGCGGACGGACCAGCGGTTGCCGGTACGGTCCGAGCCGGCGCGCTGGCCCTCGGTCGCCGTCGTCGTACCGGCCCGGGACGAGGCGCCGATCCTGCCGGTGAGCCTTCCCTCGCTGCTGGCGCAGGACTACCCGGGGGAGGTCTTCGTCGTCCTCGTCGACGACTGCAGTTCGGACGGCACCGGGGAACTCGCGCGGGAGCTGGCCGACCGGTGCGGCGGGCTGGAGCTCCAGGTCGTCTCCCCGGGCGAACCGGAACCGGGATGGACGGGCAAGCTGTGGGCGGTGCGGCACGGGATCGCGGTGGCGCGGCAGCGCGGCCCGGAGTTCCTGCTGCTGACCGACGCGGACATCGCCCATGAGCCGGACAGTCTGCGGGAGCTGGTGGCGGCGGCCGGGCCGGCGGGCCCGGACGGTTACGCCCTGGTCTCCCAGATGGCCCGGCTCCGGGTGGAGAGCTGCTGGGAGCGGCTCGTGGTGCCCGCCTTCGTCTACTTCTTCGGGCAGCTCTTCCCCTTCCGCCGGGTGAACCGGGCGGGCTCCCGGACCGCCGCGGCCGCCGGGGGCTGCGTGCTGCTGCGCGACGAGGCCGCGGTACGGGCCGGGATCCCGGAGTCCATCCGGCAGGCGGTGATCGACGACGTGTCGCTGGCGCGGGTGGTCAAGCGCACCGGCGGCCGGATCTGGCTGGGGCTCGCGGAGCGGGTGGACAGCGTCCGCCCCTACCCGGGGCTCGGGGAGCTGTGGCGGATGGTCTCGCGGAGCGCGTACGCGCAGTTGCGGCACAGTCCGCTGCTGCTCGCGGGGACGGTGCCGGGTCTCGCCCTCGTCTATCTCGCGCCGCCGGTGACGCTGGTGACGGGTTCGGCCCTGGTCGATCCGGCGGCCTCGTGGGCCGGGGGGCTGGCGTGGACGGTGATGACGGTGACGTACCTGCCGATGCTGACGTACTACCGCCAGTCGCTCTGGCTCGCGCCGCTGCTCCCCTTCACCGCCCTGCTCTATCTGCTGATGACCGTCGACTCGGCGGTCCAGCACCACCGGGGGCGGGGCGCCGCCTGGAAGGGGCGCACCTATCCCCGTCCGGAGACCGCGCCGGAGCGGTGA
- a CDS encoding right-handed parallel beta-helix repeat-containing protein, producing the protein MAQGTVQVTHTGTSRWRRRTGEYPSLGAALEAAAEGDVLTIAPGTYRENLVVQRAVTLRGPEGAVGSVRIAPVDGVPLTVRASAIIQDLHVEGQDSAAPAVLVEGGAPDLVDLRIVTRSAAGIEVRGAGRPTVRRCTVDNPAGVGIAVLDGAGGVFEECEVVSAGQSGVSVRDGAHPRLDRCRVHHSSGSGLSVTGEGSGLEAVGCEVYEVKGSGVQVTARASAHLTDCTVHRTSGDGITLDTDAVLTLADCDIHDIPENAIDLRSRSVLTLTRSTVRRFGRNGLSVWDPGTRVDANQCEIHDSTGDYPAVWVSDGATVILDACRVHDVPDALFVLDRGSRADVVDSDLTQIRNTAVSVSDGATAQLDDCRIREASTGAWFRDHGSGGTLNNCTIDAAQTGVIVTKGADPIIERCTVTSPAEAGFYVSAEGRGTFHGCRVTGSEGYGFHVMDGCRTTLTRCRTERCARGGYEFPEGASQDGSGGAGPVVEDCTSDESALRGTPAAPAAPVLTATQAAPGLLGSLPAQRAAAPSAVPVPDAPAEAARDSDAVLGELDALVGLESVKREVRALTDMIEVGRRRQRAGLKAASVRRHLVFTGSPGTGKTTVARLYGEILASLGVLERGHLVEVSRVDLVGEHIGSTAIRTQEAFDRARGGVLFVDEAYALSPEDSGRDFGREAIDTLVKLMEDHREAVVVIVAGYTHEMERFLTVNPGVASRFSRTITFGDYQPDELLRIVRQQAEEHEYTLAEGTGEALTKYFTELPKGPAFGNGRTARQTFESMVERHAGRVAQLAETSTDDLTLLYPEDLPELP; encoded by the coding sequence ATGGCACAGGGCACGGTCCAGGTGACGCACACCGGCACATCGCGATGGCGGCGCCGCACCGGCGAGTACCCCTCGCTCGGCGCGGCCCTGGAAGCGGCGGCCGAGGGCGATGTCCTCACGATCGCTCCGGGAACGTACCGGGAGAATCTCGTCGTCCAGCGGGCGGTCACGCTGCGTGGTCCCGAAGGGGCCGTCGGCTCGGTGCGGATCGCCCCGGTGGACGGCGTGCCGCTCACCGTCCGGGCCTCCGCGATCATCCAGGACCTGCACGTGGAGGGCCAGGACTCGGCGGCCCCCGCGGTGCTGGTGGAGGGCGGTGCCCCCGACCTCGTGGACCTGCGGATAGTGACCCGTTCGGCCGCCGGGATCGAGGTCCGCGGCGCCGGCCGTCCCACCGTGCGACGGTGCACCGTCGACAATCCGGCGGGGGTCGGGATCGCCGTCCTGGACGGCGCGGGCGGCGTGTTCGAGGAGTGCGAGGTCGTTTCGGCGGGTCAGTCCGGCGTGTCGGTGCGCGACGGCGCCCACCCCCGGCTCGACCGGTGCCGGGTCCACCACTCCTCCGGCTCGGGGCTGAGCGTGACCGGCGAGGGCAGCGGGCTGGAGGCCGTGGGCTGCGAGGTGTACGAGGTCAAGGGCAGCGGGGTCCAGGTGACCGCACGCGCCTCGGCCCATCTCACCGACTGCACCGTGCACCGCACCTCCGGCGACGGCATCACGCTGGACACCGACGCCGTGCTGACGCTCGCCGACTGCGACATCCACGACATCCCGGAGAACGCGATCGACCTGCGCTCCCGCTCGGTGCTGACACTGACCCGGTCGACGGTCCGCCGGTTCGGCCGCAACGGTCTCTCGGTGTGGGACCCCGGCACCCGGGTCGACGCCAACCAGTGCGAGATCCACGACAGCACGGGTGACTACCCGGCCGTCTGGGTCAGCGACGGTGCCACGGTGATACTGGACGCCTGCCGCGTCCACGACGTGCCCGACGCCCTGTTCGTGCTCGACCGGGGCTCCCGCGCCGACGTGGTGGACAGCGATCTCACCCAGATCCGCAACACCGCCGTCTCGGTGAGCGACGGGGCCACCGCGCAGCTGGACGACTGCCGTATCCGAGAGGCGTCCACCGGCGCCTGGTTCCGCGACCACGGCAGTGGCGGCACGCTCAACAACTGCACCATCGACGCGGCACAGACCGGGGTCATCGTCACCAAGGGCGCCGATCCCATCATCGAACGCTGCACGGTCACCTCCCCGGCCGAGGCCGGGTTCTACGTCTCCGCCGAGGGCCGGGGCACCTTCCACGGCTGCCGGGTGACCGGCAGCGAGGGGTACGGCTTCCACGTGATGGACGGGTGCCGCACCACCCTCACCCGGTGCCGTACCGAGCGCTGCGCGCGGGGCGGTTACGAGTTCCCCGAGGGCGCCTCCCAGGACGGATCGGGCGGCGCGGGACCGGTCGTGGAGGACTGCACCAGCGACGAGAGCGCCCTGCGCGGGACCCCCGCCGCGCCTGCCGCACCCGTGCTCACCGCGACCCAGGCGGCGCCGGGGCTGCTCGGCTCGCTGCCCGCGCAGCGCGCCGCGGCGCCCTCAGCCGTGCCCGTGCCCGACGCGCCGGCCGAAGCGGCCCGCGACTCCGACGCCGTCCTCGGCGAACTGGACGCGCTGGTGGGGCTGGAGAGCGTCAAACGGGAGGTCCGGGCGCTGACCGACATGATCGAGGTGGGGCGCCGGCGGCAGCGGGCGGGCCTGAAGGCCGCCTCCGTCCGCCGCCATCTCGTCTTCACCGGCTCCCCGGGCACCGGCAAGACCACGGTGGCCCGGCTGTACGGCGAGATCCTGGCCTCTCTGGGCGTGCTGGAGCGCGGCCATCTGGTCGAGGTCTCCCGGGTGGACCTGGTCGGCGAGCACATCGGCTCGACCGCCATCCGTACCCAGGAGGCGTTCGACCGCGCCCGGGGCGGAGTCCTCTTCGTGGACGAGGCGTACGCCCTCTCGCCGGAGGACTCCGGCCGGGACTTCGGGCGGGAGGCCATCGACACCCTGGTGAAGCTGATGGAGGACCACCGCGAGGCCGTGGTGGTGATCGTGGCCGGCTACACCCACGAGATGGAGCGGTTCCTCACCGTCAACCCCGGTGTGGCGTCGCGCTTCTCGCGGACCATCACCTTCGGCGACTACCAGCCGGACGAACTCCTGCGGATCGTCCGGCAGCAGGCCGAGGAGCACGAGTACACCCTTGCCGAGGGCACCGGCGAGGCGCTCACGAAGTACTTCACGGAGCTGCCCAAGGGGCCCGCCTTCGGCAACGGCCGTACCGCGCGCCAGACCTTCGAGTCGATGGTGGAACGGCACGCGGGCCGGGTCGCCCAGCTCGCCGAGACGAGCACGGACGACCTGACCCTGCTCTACCCCGAGGACCTGCCCGAACTCCCCTGA
- a CDS encoding ATP-binding protein, with amino-acid sequence MISEPSRHCTVELQALPSRIGQVRRIISAQLRYWHLDLLIDHAALGVTELLTNVHRHAEPDKSCTVDIELLLDRLTVSVHDHDPRLPSVNVADTFATSGRGLALIAAVSESWGVRPGDGAGKVVWFTLPTPSIPTRALPPLAVYGSMTDGPFGGRYAGAVEASAQFPSRSAALG; translated from the coding sequence GTGATCAGCGAGCCAAGCAGGCACTGCACGGTGGAGCTCCAGGCACTGCCGTCGCGGATCGGTCAGGTCCGCAGAATCATCTCGGCGCAACTGCGCTACTGGCATCTCGATCTTCTGATCGACCATGCGGCCCTGGGCGTCACCGAGCTTCTCACCAATGTCCACCGCCATGCGGAACCGGACAAGTCGTGCACCGTCGACATCGAGCTGCTGCTCGACCGCCTGACGGTCTCCGTCCACGACCACGATCCACGCTTGCCCTCCGTGAACGTGGCGGACACCTTCGCCACGTCCGGGCGCGGACTGGCCCTCATCGCCGCCGTCAGCGAGAGCTGGGGTGTCCGCCCCGGCGACGGGGCGGGCAAGGTCGTCTGGTTCACCTTGCCCACTCCGTCCATCCCGACGAGGGCGCTGCCACCGCTCGCGGTCTACGGATCGATGACCGACGGCCCGTTCGGGGGGCGGTACGCGGGGGCGGTGGAGGCCTCTGCGCAGTTCCCCAGCCGATCGGCCGCCCTCGGCTGA
- a CDS encoding glutamate racemase translates to MKIALMDSGIGLLAAAAEVRRLRPDADLVLSSDPGTMPWGPRGPEEVTVLALAVARAAAARRPDALVVACNTASVRALPALRAELEPALPVIGTVPAIKPAAAPGGPFAIWATPATTGSPYQRGLIREFAADVDVTEVPCPGLADAIEYADEAAIDRAVAAAAALTPADVRTVVLGCTHYELVADRVADALRRPGHPPVVLHGSAGAVAAQALRRIGAEPAPSAEPTGSLTVLLSGREADLPDAALTYAEGRLLRGVGASR, encoded by the coding sequence GTGAAGATCGCGCTCATGGACTCAGGAATCGGACTGCTGGCGGCCGCCGCCGAGGTGCGCAGACTGCGCCCCGACGCCGATCTGGTGCTCTCCTCGGACCCCGGCACCATGCCCTGGGGGCCGCGCGGGCCCGAGGAGGTCACCGTGCTCGCGCTCGCCGTGGCCCGCGCCGCCGCGGCGCGGCGGCCGGACGCGCTGGTCGTCGCCTGCAACACGGCGTCCGTGCGCGCGCTGCCCGCGCTGCGCGCCGAGCTGGAGCCCGCGCTGCCGGTCATCGGCACCGTACCGGCGATCAAGCCCGCGGCCGCCCCCGGCGGTCCGTTCGCCATCTGGGCCACCCCCGCCACCACCGGCAGCCCCTACCAGCGCGGGCTGATCCGGGAGTTCGCGGCAGACGTGGACGTCACCGAGGTCCCCTGCCCGGGCCTGGCCGACGCCATCGAGTACGCCGACGAGGCCGCGATCGACCGCGCCGTGGCCGCCGCCGCCGCACTCACCCCCGCCGATGTCCGCACGGTGGTCCTCGGCTGCACCCACTACGAGCTGGTCGCCGACCGCGTCGCCGACGCCCTGCGGCGGCCGGGCCACCCCCCGGTGGTCCTGCACGGCTCCGCCGGGGCCGTGGCCGCCCAGGCGCTCCGCCGCATCGGCGCCGAACCCGCTCCGTCGGCCGAACCGACCGGTTCTCTCACCGTCCTCCTCAGCGGGCGCGAGGCCGACCTGCCGGACGCCGCTCTCACCTACGCCGAGGGCAGGCTGCTGCGGGGCGTGGGCGCCTCCCGCTGA
- a CDS encoding Rv1733c family protein has protein sequence MRAVSGVWRWRHNPLCRVTDRREAWLALWALVLVLVVAPAVGCLCGLFADSSLRDAIREQQAHRHRVSAVVVSVSARPAAFPGDPEGGAGPATWQSVTARWKAQDGRERHGTVPASARVHKPGERVRIWTDDRGGLAPRPMDAATAAIHSGLAGAGAFLLTAGAVEAARRTGVRFMVRRRYERLDRAWAAVGPDWGRTGAGP, from the coding sequence GTGCGAGCGGTCTCGGGGGTCTGGCGCTGGCGGCACAATCCACTGTGCCGGGTCACCGACCGCCGCGAGGCGTGGCTGGCTCTGTGGGCACTCGTCCTCGTGCTGGTCGTCGCGCCCGCCGTCGGCTGTCTCTGCGGCCTGTTCGCCGACTCCAGCCTGCGCGACGCGATCCGCGAGCAGCAGGCCCACCGCCATCGGGTGAGCGCGGTCGTGGTGAGCGTGTCCGCGCGCCCGGCCGCGTTCCCCGGCGACCCCGAGGGCGGGGCCGGCCCCGCGACCTGGCAGTCGGTGACGGCGAGGTGGAAGGCGCAGGACGGCCGCGAGCGGCACGGCACGGTGCCGGCCTCGGCGCGCGTGCACAAGCCCGGTGAGCGGGTGCGGATATGGACCGACGACCGGGGCGGTCTCGCCCCGCGCCCCATGGACGCGGCCACCGCGGCCATCCACTCGGGCCTGGCCGGTGCGGGCGCGTTCCTGCTGACGGCCGGAGCCGTGGAGGCGGCGCGGCGGACCGGCGTGCGGTTCATGGTGCGGCGGCGGTACGAACGGCTGGACCGGGCGTGGGCGGCGGTGGGCCCGGACTGGGGCAGAACCGGAGCGGGTCCCTGA
- a CDS encoding DUF6643 family protein: MTSPRSSYGSGYYAAPSFADTPIYDSLVAERGTPQIAPIRVPAAYETGNSYLPALPSSLPALPAAPSQPVGSYGYQQPMAQPYQPQAPMQPGQTQPAQLQHAPAPYIPQQPSPARGYPQQQTPARGFPAQQTPPRGFPQQQAPMRGGYPQQQQPPRPAPATGYEAMRPAAPRPAPAPSPYEDPYDQPYQGRGY, from the coding sequence ATGACCTCCCCCCGCTCCAGCTACGGAAGCGGCTACTACGCCGCACCGTCGTTCGCCGACACTCCGATCTACGACTCCCTGGTCGCGGAGCGAGGCACGCCTCAGATCGCGCCGATCCGAGTGCCCGCCGCCTACGAGACCGGCAACAGCTATCTCCCCGCGCTGCCGTCCTCGCTGCCGGCCCTTCCCGCTGCTCCTTCCCAGCCCGTCGGCTCCTATGGCTACCAGCAGCCGATGGCGCAGCCGTACCAGCCGCAGGCTCCGATGCAGCCCGGGCAGACGCAGCCCGCACAGCTGCAGCACGCCCCCGCGCCGTACATCCCGCAGCAGCCCTCCCCCGCGCGGGGATACCCGCAACAGCAGACGCCCGCCCGGGGGTTCCCGGCGCAGCAGACCCCGCCGCGGGGCTTCCCCCAGCAGCAGGCTCCGATGCGCGGCGGCTACCCGCAGCAGCAACAGCCGCCGCGGCCCGCGCCCGCCACCGGCTACGAGGCGATGCGGCCGGCGGCACCCCGCCCCGCGCCGGCGCCTTCGCCGTACGAGGACCCGTACGACCAGCCGTACCAGGGCCGGGGGTACTGA
- a CDS encoding DeoR/GlpR family DNA-binding transcription regulator — protein sequence MSENQNLLAEQRRALILDEVRKRGGVRVNELTRRLNVSDMTIRRDLDALARQGVIEKVHGGAVPVVGTSTHEPGFEAKSALEPGAKEDIARAAAAMAAPGSAIALSGGTTTYALARRLVDVPDLTVVTNSVRVADVFHDAHRPSSSGATHAGAATVVLTGGVRTPSDSLVGPVADRAIGSLHFDVLFLGVHGISEEAGLSTPNLAEAETNRQFVSAARRVVVVADHTKWGTVGLSSFATLDEVDTFVTDAGLPAQARAEIEELLPGGLLVAGRAGAPEPDEGPAPA from the coding sequence TTGAGCGAGAATCAGAATCTGCTCGCGGAGCAGCGGCGTGCCCTGATCCTCGACGAGGTCCGCAAGCGCGGCGGGGTCCGTGTCAACGAGCTGACCCGCCGCCTCAACGTGTCCGACATGACGATCCGGCGGGATCTCGACGCGCTGGCCCGCCAGGGCGTCATCGAGAAGGTGCACGGCGGTGCGGTGCCGGTGGTCGGGACGAGCACCCACGAGCCCGGTTTTGAGGCGAAATCGGCCCTGGAGCCGGGCGCCAAGGAGGACATCGCGCGGGCCGCGGCGGCGATGGCCGCGCCGGGCAGCGCCATCGCGCTCTCCGGGGGCACGACGACCTACGCGCTGGCGCGGCGGCTGGTGGACGTACCGGACCTGACCGTGGTGACCAACTCGGTGCGGGTGGCCGACGTGTTCCACGACGCCCACCGCCCGTCCTCCTCCGGCGCGACCCATGCGGGCGCGGCCACGGTGGTGCTGACGGGCGGGGTTCGGACCCCCTCCGACTCGCTCGTGGGGCCGGTGGCGGACCGCGCCATCGGCTCGCTCCACTTCGACGTGCTCTTCCTCGGGGTGCATGGCATCTCCGAGGAGGCGGGGCTCTCCACGCCGAATCTGGCGGAGGCGGAGACGAACCGGCAGTTCGTGTCGGCCGCACGCCGGGTCGTGGTGGTGGCCGACCACACCAAGTGGGGGACGGTCGGGTTGAGTTCCTTCGCGACGCTCGACGAGGTGGACACCTTCGTGACGGACGCGGGGCTGCCGGCGCAGGCGCGGGCGGAGATCGAGGAACTGCTGCCGGGCGGCCTGCTGGTCGCGGGCCGGGCCGGTGCGCCGGAACCCGACGAGGGGCCGGCCCCCGCCTGA
- a CDS encoding ROK family protein: MNGKVSTTRTKLERGRSALGPALELVHTGRAPTRAVLTSELGVTRATAGAVAAELEALGLIRVDSSPGSAAGSQGRPSHRLSVSETGPVVLAAQVHTDGFRAALVGLGGRIVATAPGCGTVMADPAQVLGEVVEAGAQLLRGSGLRCVGAGLAVPSAVAEPEGTALNPMHIAWPAGAPVREIFRTCVREAGIEGAVFTGNDVNLAALAEHRHGSGRGAQHLLCVATGHRGVGGALVLDGRLHSGSSGLALEVGHLTVNPEGRACHCGGRGCLDVEADPLAFLLAAGRTPGPEESLLKQAGDLLRTEYGEGGVRRAAEALIDRLGLGLAGLVNILNPDRVILGGLHRDLLQADPERLRAVVADRSLWGRSGSVPILPCTLAHDSLVGAAELAWQPVLDDPLTVLA; the protein is encoded by the coding sequence ATGAACGGCAAGGTGTCCACCACGCGGACAAAGCTGGAGAGGGGCCGCAGCGCGCTCGGGCCGGCCCTGGAACTGGTGCACACGGGGCGCGCGCCCACCCGTGCCGTGCTCACCTCGGAACTGGGTGTCACCCGCGCCACCGCGGGCGCGGTCGCGGCCGAGCTGGAGGCGCTGGGACTCATCAGGGTCGATTCCAGCCCCGGTTCGGCCGCCGGCTCGCAGGGCCGCCCCTCGCACCGGCTGTCGGTGAGCGAGACCGGGCCCGTCGTACTCGCCGCCCAGGTGCACACCGACGGATTCCGTGCCGCGCTGGTCGGCCTCGGGGGCCGGATCGTCGCCACCGCACCCGGCTGCGGCACCGTCATGGCCGACCCCGCCCAGGTACTCGGCGAGGTGGTGGAGGCGGGCGCGCAGTTGCTGCGCGGCAGTGGGCTGCGCTGCGTGGGCGCCGGGCTCGCCGTCCCCTCGGCCGTGGCCGAACCGGAGGGAACGGCCCTGAACCCGATGCACATCGCATGGCCCGCCGGCGCTCCGGTACGCGAGATCTTCCGCACCTGCGTGCGTGAAGCGGGCATCGAGGGAGCGGTGTTCACCGGAAACGACGTCAACCTCGCGGCGCTGGCCGAACATCGGCACGGCTCCGGACGTGGCGCCCAGCACCTGCTCTGCGTGGCCACCGGCCACCGGGGCGTCGGCGGCGCGCTGGTCCTCGACGGCCGCCTGCACAGCGGGAGTTCAGGGCTCGCACTCGAGGTGGGTCACCTCACGGTGAACCCCGAGGGCCGTGCGTGCCACTGCGGGGGCCGCGGCTGCCTGGACGTCGAGGCGGACCCGCTCGCCTTCCTCCTCGCGGCGGGCCGGACGCCCGGCCCGGAGGAGTCGCTGCTCAAGCAGGCCGGCGATCTGCTGCGTACGGAGTACGGGGAAGGGGGCGTACGCCGCGCCGCCGAGGCCCTCATCGACAGGCTGGGGCTGGGGCTCGCGGGGCTCGTCAACATCCTCAACCCCGACCGGGTCATCCTCGGCGGCCTGCACCGGGATCTGCTCCAGGCCGACCCCGAGCGGCTGCGGGCCGTCGTCGCCGACCGCAGCCTGTGGGGGCGCAGCGGCAGTGTGCCGATCCTGCCGTGCACGCTGGCGCACGACAGCCTGGTGGGCGCGGCCGAACTGGCCTGGCAGCCGGTGCTCGACGACCCGCTGACCGTCCTCGCCTGA